A single region of the Planctomycetota bacterium genome encodes:
- a CDS encoding acyl-CoA dehydrogenase family protein — MDFELTEEQLAMQKMGRDFAQKEILPIMDQDEKEHRFRPEIVRKMGELGFFAGIIPEEYGGTASPTGMLDTLVICEEIARVSASYGLPFNMQTIGPGTVILKWGTEEHKKKYLPKLVSGEWMGCFAITEPNSGSDVASMKSLAVDKGDHYLLNGTKTWISNAQVADIGIVYAYTDPAAKHKGMSAFAVEIKNIKGITTKPIDTKLGLHSAPTGEIIFEDARIPKSALLGKPGDGFKICMGMLDNTRLSCSCRAVGVAQGALDASVKYANEREQFGKKIAEFEMVQDQIAEMFIEIQAARLLVHKAAYLKDKGVRNSLEVSTAKYFAAETAVHATGLAVKIFGSYGFSSEYPVERMFRDAKSFQIVEGTSNIQKVIISSAVLGKK; from the coding sequence ATGGACTTTGAATTGACCGAAGAACAATTGGCCATGCAGAAGATGGGGCGCGACTTCGCCCAGAAGGAAATCCTGCCCATCATGGACCAGGACGAAAAAGAGCACCGTTTCCGGCCGGAAATCGTCCGCAAGATGGGCGAGCTGGGCTTCTTTGCCGGCATCATCCCCGAGGAATACGGCGGCACGGCCAGCCCGACCGGTATGCTGGATACGCTGGTCATCTGCGAGGAAATCGCCCGGGTCAGCGCCTCCTACGGACTGCCCTTTAACATGCAGACCATCGGGCCGGGCACGGTCATCCTCAAATGGGGCACCGAGGAGCATAAGAAAAAATACCTGCCCAAACTCGTGTCCGGCGAATGGATGGGCTGTTTCGCCATTACCGAACCTAATTCCGGTTCGGACGTGGCCTCAATGAAATCACTGGCCGTGGACAAGGGCGACCACTATTTACTTAACGGCACCAAGACCTGGATTTCCAATGCCCAGGTGGCTGACATCGGTATCGTCTATGCCTACACCGACCCGGCCGCCAAACACAAAGGAATGTCCGCCTTTGCCGTGGAAATAAAGAACATTAAGGGTATCACCACCAAGCCGATTGATACCAAGTTGGGCCTGCACTCAGCCCCGACCGGTGAGATTATCTTTGAGGATGCCAGGATTCCCAAGAGCGCGCTGTTAGGCAAACCAGGGGACGGATTCAAGATTTGTATGGGTATGCTGGACAACACCCGTCTGAGTTGTTCCTGCCGGGCGGTCGGCGTGGCCCAGGGGGCGCTAGACGCCTCGGTTAAATATGCCAATGAACGCGAGCAGTTCGGCAAGAAAATCGCCGAGTTTGAGATGGTCCAGGACCAGATTGCCGAGATGTTTATTGAAATTCAGGCCGCCCGTCTGCTGGTGCACAAGGCCGCGTATCTGAAAGACAAGGGTGTGCGCAATTCGTTGGAAGTGTCAACCGCCAAATACTTTGCGGCCGAGACCGCGGTCCATGCCACGGGACTGGCCGTCAAAATCTTCGGCTCTTACGGATTTTCATCCGAGTACCCGGTGGAACGGATGTTCCGGGACGCCAAGTCGTTCCAGATAGTCGAAGGAACGTCCAATATCCAGAAGGTGATTATTTCTTCGGCTGTCTTAGGAAAGAAATAA
- a CDS encoding STAS domain-containing protein, with the protein MNLLDFEQQSIPLGIKDPSNGGKYCTVLKLRGTIDITTHQQFEDALSELLEQNAKRLIINLAELKYISSSGTGLLIKYYKKYRDSGGDIKLSHIPPNIWKTLDLIGINSVLEVFNTDKDALGSFKDNERFKETTKQIFPAKFQCPSCKAVLEIARPAKYRCQYCNTYFAADKEGKVKAFLSRRPRVIEVKLSDSADNILWLESLVKSQSQWLGFPDKETRDLTEAINEVWKACSEKKKHPWHAFRVTLIMEGNSPDSPGSDKNNPTKMTVGITSFENLNISKTIMTNSSIRQKVTSIEVLPLLPAGELIKIIKTRPVHNSKEKSG; encoded by the coding sequence ATGAATCTATTAGATTTTGAACAACAGAGTATTCCTCTCGGCATAAAGGACCCGTCCAACGGCGGGAAATACTGCACGGTCCTGAAACTGAGGGGCACGATTGACATCACCACGCACCAGCAATTCGAGGACGCCCTGAGCGAGCTCCTGGAGCAGAACGCCAAGCGGCTGATTATCAACCTGGCCGAGCTGAAATACATCTCGTCTTCAGGCACCGGATTATTAATCAAGTATTACAAGAAATACCGGGACAGCGGCGGCGACATCAAACTCTCCCATATCCCGCCCAATATCTGGAAAACCCTGGACCTGATCGGGATAAACAGCGTGCTGGAGGTTTTCAATACCGACAAGGACGCCCTGGGCAGTTTCAAGGACAACGAGCGTTTCAAGGAAACCACCAAACAAATTTTCCCGGCCAAGTTCCAGTGCCCGTCCTGCAAGGCGGTCCTGGAAATCGCCCGGCCGGCCAAATACCGCTGCCAGTATTGCAACACCTATTTCGCGGCCGATAAAGAAGGCAAGGTCAAGGCCTTCCTGTCCCGCCGGCCCAGGGTGATAGAAGTTAAATTATCCGATTCGGCCGATAATATACTCTGGCTGGAATCACTGGTCAAATCGCAATCGCAGTGGCTGGGATTCCCGGACAAGGAAACCAGGGACCTGACCGAAGCAATCAACGAGGTCTGGAAGGCCTGTTCCGAGAAAAAGAAACACCCCTGGCATGCATTCCGGGTAACCCTGATAATGGAAGGAAACTCTCCAGATTCGCCCGGCTCGGACAAAAATAACCCGACCAAGATGACCGTTGGCATTACCTCGTTCGAGAATCTCAATATCTCCAAAACAATTATGACCAATTCCTCCATCCGCCAGAAGGTGACTTCCATCGAAGTCCTGCCGCTTCTTCCGGCCGGGGAATTGATTAAGATAATTAAGACTCGCCCCGTACATAACTCAAAGGAAAAATCCGGCTGA
- the tadA gene encoding Flp pilus assembly complex ATPase component TadA has protein sequence MALADKKIGQVLVKEKFLTEEQLLAAYDHQADKKTSLKEALIGLKMMTEDDMRAAMVSCFGFPMIRLQDYQIDQDAIVKIPEKKCRQYLLIPVSLINNLLTVAIADPFNLMALDDIALVSKCEVIPVMSDEKDILTAINQYYSKEKTIQEMLPEQNIPSENLAHLPGAGSSGDEIVISTEPVAQGKGAPEIDETPIIKLANHIVATAIRKRASDIHIEPRAKMIGIRYRVDGIMAEQEGLPRSIQSALISRFKIMSKMDIAERRLPQDGRIKIVFEGREVDLRVSSLPTRHGEKIVIRILDKGNLNVKLENLNFTEQNLNHIKKALDLPYGMILVTGPTGSGKTTTLYSALAYINSPDLNIITVEDPVEYEMNLINQVQVHQEAGLTFASALKFILRQDPDVIMLGEIRDTETLNMSMKAALTGHMVLSTLHTNDAVSAVTRLIDMGGEPFLIASSVQLVVAQRLMRRLCEHCKETQPTSPEVAGLFKEAGITNIPKTVPKARGCNKCMHSGYMGRIATIETLVVTDEIREMIVKSANANVIKQKALAAGMTPMRYDALGKVAAGVSPIEEALRETI, from the coding sequence ATGGCATTAGCAGACAAGAAAATCGGGCAGGTCCTGGTCAAGGAAAAATTCCTGACCGAGGAACAGCTGTTAGCCGCCTACGACCACCAGGCCGACAAGAAAACATCGCTCAAGGAGGCCCTGATAGGCCTGAAGATGATGACCGAGGATGACATGCGGGCGGCCATGGTCAGTTGCTTCGGATTCCCGATGATCCGGCTCCAGGATTACCAGATCGACCAGGACGCCATCGTCAAAATACCGGAAAAGAAATGCCGCCAGTATCTCCTTATCCCGGTTTCGCTGATAAACAACCTGCTCACCGTGGCCATCGCCGACCCGTTCAACCTGATGGCGCTGGACGATATCGCCCTGGTCTCCAAGTGCGAGGTTATTCCGGTCATGTCCGATGAAAAAGACATCCTCACCGCCATCAACCAATATTACAGCAAGGAAAAGACCATCCAGGAGATGCTGCCGGAACAGAATATCCCGTCCGAGAACCTGGCGCACCTGCCCGGGGCGGGCAGTTCCGGAGACGAGATTGTCATCTCCACCGAACCGGTAGCCCAGGGCAAAGGCGCGCCGGAGATAGACGAAACCCCGATTATCAAACTGGCCAACCACATCGTGGCCACGGCCATCCGGAAAAGGGCCAGCGACATCCATATCGAGCCGCGCGCCAAGATGATCGGCATCCGCTACCGGGTGGACGGCATCATGGCCGAGCAGGAAGGCCTGCCCCGCTCCATCCAGTCGGCCCTGATTTCCAGATTTAAAATCATGTCCAAGATGGACATTGCCGAACGCAGACTGCCCCAGGACGGCCGGATTAAAATCGTCTTCGAGGGCCGCGAGGTGGACCTGCGCGTCTCGTCTCTGCCCACCCGGCACGGCGAAAAGATTGTCATCCGCATCCTCGATAAGGGCAATCTAAATGTCAAACTGGAAAATCTCAACTTCACCGAGCAGAACCTGAACCACATAAAAAAGGCGCTGGACCTGCCCTACGGGATGATTCTGGTTACCGGCCCAACCGGCTCGGGCAAGACCACCACGCTTTATTCCGCGCTGGCCTATATCAATTCCCCGGACTTGAATATCATCACGGTCGAAGACCCGGTGGAATACGAGATGAACCTGATTAACCAGGTCCAGGTCCACCAGGAAGCCGGACTGACCTTTGCCTCGGCCCTGAAATTCATCCTCCGGCAGGACCCGGACGTGATTATGCTCGGTGAAATCAGGGACACCGAGACGCTTAATATGTCCATGAAGGCCGCCCTGACCGGCCATATGGTCCTGAGCACGCTCCATACCAACGACGCGGTCAGCGCCGTCACCCGGCTGATTGACATGGGCGGCGAGCCGTTCCTGATTGCCTCGTCCGTCCAGCTGGTCGTGGCCCAGCGGCTGATGCGCCGGCTGTGCGAGCACTGCAAGGAAACCCAGCCCACCTCGCCGGAGGTGGCCGGATTATTCAAGGAAGCCGGCATCACCAATATTCCCAAGACCGTACCCAAGGCCCGCGGCTGCAATAAATGCATGCACAGCGGCTATATGGGACGGATTGCCACCATTGAAACCCTGGTGGTCACCGACGAAATCAGGGAGATGATTGTCAAATCGGCCAATGCCAACGTCATCAAGCAGAAGGCCCTGGCCGCCGGGATGACGCCGATGCGTTATGACGCCCTGGGCAAGGTCGCCGCCGGAGTTTCACCGATAGAAGAAGCCCTGAGGGAAACGATTTAA
- a CDS encoding DedA family protein translates to MTNPLKKLYNWVLSWANSPWGAWALFVLAVAESSFFPIPPDILLIALGLSIPTKSFRYALICSVGSVLGGVIGYYIGYGLYETVGSYVVNLYNLQEAFDKISCMYQDNAFMAVAIAGFTPIPYKVFTIAAGVCRINLWIFILASILSRSARFFIVATIIRFGGAPAKRFIDRYFNLLTIIFVVLLVGGFLLIKLWMK, encoded by the coding sequence GTGACCAATCCGCTCAAAAAATTATACAACTGGGTTTTATCCTGGGCCAATTCGCCCTGGGGCGCCTGGGCTCTGTTCGTCCTGGCCGTTGCCGAATCATCATTCTTCCCGATTCCGCCTGACATCCTCTTAATCGCCCTGGGGCTGTCCATCCCAACCAAATCGTTCCGCTACGCCCTGATATGCTCGGTCGGCTCGGTCCTGGGCGGAGTCATCGGATATTATATCGGCTACGGGCTCTATGAAACCGTGGGCAGTTACGTCGTCAACCTCTACAACCTACAGGAGGCGTTCGACAAAATCAGCTGTATGTATCAGGACAACGCCTTTATGGCCGTGGCCATTGCCGGATTCACGCCGATACCGTATAAGGTCTTCACCATCGCGGCCGGGGTCTGCAGAATTAATCTATGGATTTTCATTCTGGCATCAATATTAAGCCGTTCAGCCCGGTTCTTTATCGTGGCCACCATCATCCGGTTCGGCGGCGCGCCGGCCAAGCGCTTCATCGACCGCTATTTTAACCTGCTTACTATTATATTCGTCGTCCTGCTGGTTGGCGGATTTCTGCTGATAAAACTCTGGATGAAATAA
- a CDS encoding YjbQ family protein, with amino-acid sequence MVIIPVSTSNRTELIDITGLVKEAVRKNKWVDGVLYIHVPHTTAGVTINEHADPAVREDIIEALNKLIPVRSSYRHSEGNSDAHIKTSLIGSSVMVSVEEGRLVLGRWQGVFFCEFDGPRRRETYLKFIVASA; translated from the coding sequence ATGGTGATTATCCCTGTTTCGACATCAAACCGAACGGAACTCATTGACATCACCGGCCTGGTCAAAGAGGCGGTCAGGAAGAACAAATGGGTTGACGGGGTTCTTTATATCCATGTTCCGCATACCACGGCCGGCGTGACCATCAACGAACATGCCGACCCGGCGGTCCGGGAAGACATCATTGAAGCGCTCAACAAGCTCATCCCGGTCCGTAGTTCGTACCGGCATAGCGAGGGTAATTCAGACGCGCACATCAAGACATCTCTTATCGGCTCGTCGGTTATGGTCAGCGTGGAAGAGGGCAGATTGGTTCTGGGCCGATGGCAGGGTGTTTTCTTCTGCGAATTTGACGGCCCGCGCCGGCGGGAAACTTATCTCAAATTTATAGTGGCATCGGCCTGA